A genomic window from Tolypothrix sp. PCC 7910 includes:
- a CDS encoding esterase-like activity of phytase family protein: MVKLQLVQTIKTRFSPDSPDPSGIVYNPNTKKLLICDGEVDEIKSLFQGKNIFETNLKGQLQNTLTTTTLPNQSKGFSKEATGIAYDPNNNVFYISDDDQAKIFKVKSRSDGQFDVISSFSVKAPNISKSDAEDVAFSTRNGHLWVVDGLNAEVYEYTTDGQLVSQFDTASIDTSTASGTQGILDPEGIAEDKTTGNLFLVGRPLIENGQKVYYVFEVTNKGQFVAKYDISDAGPLKPAGLTIAPNSQDPSKRSLYIVDRGLDNDDHPDENDGRMYEFLLDNNGSTGGGTGGGTGGGTGGGTGGGTGGGTGGGTGGGTGGGTGGGTGGGGNPAPFDPQATIFVGSKVSGDTNIGGVNADRVDILAYNQSKQTWSKYFDGSDVGLDPSKYYLRDFHINNDGSILFALNNPATLPGGLKVDDSDVVKFTPTSKGENTTGKFELYFDGSDVGLDSSNEDIDGIAFAPDGGLVISTTGSYTVPGSNGDLTGGDEDLLLFKPSSTGENTAGTWTLLFDGSDVGLSSSSEDVDAFWIDYGNNGVIKHIYLSTEGDFSVPGANGVVINGKGSDILRFTPTSLGDDTQGTFELVSWDKSNVIANAGITVEGFSVASGITGF, encoded by the coding sequence ATGGTAAAACTACAACTCGTACAAACGATTAAAACTAGATTTTCTCCTGACAGTCCCGATCCATCGGGGATTGTTTATAACCCTAACACCAAGAAGCTGTTGATTTGTGATGGTGAAGTAGATGAAATCAAATCCTTATTCCAAGGAAAAAATATCTTTGAGACAAATCTTAAAGGTCAGTTACAGAACACGTTGACTACCACCACTCTCCCAAATCAGTCAAAAGGTTTTTCTAAAGAAGCGACTGGAATTGCTTATGACCCAAATAATAATGTTTTCTACATTTCTGATGATGACCAAGCTAAGATTTTTAAAGTTAAATCCCGCAGCGACGGTCAATTTGATGTCATAAGTTCTTTTAGTGTTAAGGCTCCTAATATTTCTAAGTCTGATGCGGAAGACGTTGCATTTTCCACCAGAAATGGTCATTTATGGGTAGTTGATGGATTAAATGCAGAAGTTTACGAGTATACTACAGACGGCCAATTAGTCAGTCAATTTGATACAGCTTCAATTGATACTTCTACAGCATCAGGAACTCAAGGAATTCTTGATCCAGAAGGAATTGCCGAAGATAAGACTACAGGGAATCTGTTTCTAGTAGGTAGACCACTTATTGAGAACGGCCAGAAAGTTTATTACGTATTTGAAGTGACAAATAAAGGTCAATTTGTCGCGAAATATGATATTTCTGATGCGGGCCCACTCAAACCTGCAGGACTTACCATTGCACCCAATAGTCAAGATCCTTCCAAGAGAAGCCTCTATATAGTTGATCGTGGTCTCGATAATGACGATCATCCAGACGAAAATGATGGTCGGATGTACGAATTTCTACTAGATAATAACGGGAGTACTGGGGGCGGTACTGGCGGAGGTACTGGTGGCGGTACTGGTGGCGGCACTGGCGGAGGTACTGGCGGAGGTACTGGTGGCGGTACTGGTGGAGGTACTGGTGGAGGTACTGGTGGCGGCACTGGCGGTGGTGGTAATCCTGCACCATTCGATCCACAAGCTACTATCTTTGTTGGCAGTAAAGTCAGTGGCGACACCAATATTGGGGGAGTCAATGCTGATAGGGTAGACATTTTAGCTTACAACCAGAGTAAGCAAACCTGGTCTAAGTATTTCGATGGTTCGGATGTAGGCTTAGATCCAAGCAAATACTATCTACGAGACTTTCACATCAATAATGATGGCTCGATTTTATTCGCTCTCAATAACCCCGCTACTTTGCCAGGTGGGTTAAAGGTAGATGACTCGGATGTGGTCAAATTTACTCCTACCTCTAAGGGCGAGAATACCACTGGAAAATTTGAACTGTATTTTGATGGTTCAGATGTCGGTTTAGATAGTAGCAACGAGGATATAGATGGAATCGCGTTTGCTCCAGATGGTGGTTTGGTAATTAGTACAACTGGTTCTTATACAGTTCCTGGGTCTAATGGAGATTTAACGGGTGGAGATGAAGACCTACTACTCTTCAAACCTAGTAGTACAGGTGAAAATACCGCTGGAACCTGGACATTGCTTTTTGATGGTTCTGACGTAGGTTTATCTAGTTCTAGCGAAGACGTAGACGCTTTTTGGATTGACTATGGCAATAACGGTGTTATTAAACACATTTACTTAAGTACCGAAGGAGATTTTAGCGTTCCTGGTGCCAATGGTGTTGTCATCAATGGTAAAGGTAGTGATATTCTCCGCTTTACTCCAACCTCGCTTGGTGATGATACTCAAGGTACTTTTGAACTCGTATCCTGGGATAAATCTAATGTAATAGCTAATGCGGGTATAACTGTTGAGGGTTTCTCCGTTGCTTCTGGCATTACAGGTTTTTGA
- a CDS encoding AAA family ATPase, with amino-acid sequence MGKSLSNTNWMKANGGQPLILEFVGLPGAGKTTVCREVASRLKNQGLSLIGGDEILQQWKQQNTWQKLIKLIPQTQNQWQILLYSLFLASQVKPTNKQSFSKAAKIFANVKRLDAIARSAAPRAIAHHQDSQIILLDQGLLQEIWSVGITGTTPSGENIKQELALLFNQRPMAIAYFQIDVDTALERIQNRPTAESRFDRMHPEAAQQLLSKYVAYMQEIVNCAQTFSIPILEIDSSLPIDEKTQSILSWMNNDFMAHSEPVFVNNII; translated from the coding sequence ATGGGAAAATCTTTAAGCAACACTAATTGGATGAAGGCCAACGGTGGACAGCCGTTAATATTAGAGTTTGTCGGATTACCTGGCGCTGGTAAGACTACTGTCTGCCGTGAAGTTGCTTCACGATTAAAAAACCAGGGATTATCCCTCATTGGTGGCGATGAAATCTTGCAGCAGTGGAAGCAGCAAAATACTTGGCAAAAGCTGATCAAACTGATTCCGCAAACCCAGAATCAATGGCAGATTTTGCTGTATTCTCTGTTTTTGGCATCTCAAGTCAAACCCACTAATAAGCAAAGTTTTTCTAAAGCTGCCAAGATTTTTGCCAATGTTAAACGGCTGGATGCGATCGCGCGAAGTGCAGCGCCAAGGGCGATCGCGCACCATCAAGATTCGCAAATCATCTTACTCGATCAAGGCTTATTGCAAGAAATTTGGTCAGTGGGAATCACCGGTACCACTCCATCGGGAGAAAACATCAAGCAGGAATTAGCGTTACTGTTCAACCAAAGACCAATGGCGATCGCTTATTTCCAAATAGATGTAGACACTGCACTTGAGCGAATCCAAAACCGTCCAACAGCAGAAAGCCGTTTTGATCGGATGCATCCCGAAGCAGCGCAGCAATTGTTATCTAAATATGTTGCTTATATGCAAGAGATTGTTAACTGCGCGCAAACATTTAGCATTCCCATTCTAGAAATTGATAGCTCACTGCCTATAGATGAAAAAACACAAAGTATTTTGTCTTGGATGAATAATGATTTTATGGCTCATTCTGAACCTGTTTTTGTAAACAATATAATTTGA
- a CDS encoding glycosyltransferase family 4 protein, with product MKIAVIGAKGLPPRQGGIEHHCAEIYPRIVAKGHSVDLFARSSTTHVSPFAQSEFEGVRVISLPCPGKKGLDALFSSVLGAILSTTTRYDIVHFHALGPALFSWLPKLSLSTKVVVTCHGLDWQRNKWGKMSSRLIFEGEKAAVRFSDELIVVSEELRSYFRNTYDRQSVYIPNSAATYGASDANFAYARSLGLTPGRYILFLGRLVPEKCPDLLLEAFKKLKPQGWKLLLAGGVSDTKSFSAQLLEQVASDRDIVFAGELQGSRLWEIVRGTGLFALPSNLEGLPLALLEAMSENIPIIASDIPPHQQLIGSNRGILFRAGNLDSLVQQMNWAIHHPQEMKVMAENAQRYLQLHYSWEKIAADNLSLYEALLNSPNQQPGKKLVTTKIS from the coding sequence ATGAAAATAGCTGTTATAGGTGCAAAGGGTCTCCCTCCGAGACAAGGAGGCATTGAGCATCACTGTGCAGAAATCTATCCACGCATAGTTGCAAAAGGTCATTCTGTTGATTTATTTGCTCGCTCATCCACTACACATGTCTCTCCATTTGCTCAATCTGAGTTTGAAGGTGTCCGAGTTATATCTCTACCTTGCCCAGGAAAAAAGGGATTAGATGCCTTATTTAGCTCAGTGTTGGGAGCAATTTTATCTACCACGACCCGCTACGACATTGTGCATTTTCATGCTCTAGGCCCAGCTTTATTTAGCTGGCTCCCCAAATTATCTTTATCTACCAAGGTTGTAGTTACTTGTCATGGATTAGATTGGCAGCGTAACAAATGGGGTAAGATGTCTAGCCGTTTGATTTTTGAAGGGGAAAAAGCTGCTGTTCGCTTTTCTGATGAACTGATTGTAGTTTCGGAAGAGTTACGCAGTTATTTCCGCAATACCTACGATAGGCAGTCTGTTTATATTCCCAATTCTGCTGCAACTTATGGCGCATCCGATGCCAATTTTGCTTATGCACGGTCTTTGGGGTTAACACCAGGACGCTACATTTTATTTCTCGGTAGATTAGTTCCCGAAAAGTGTCCCGACTTGCTCTTAGAAGCCTTTAAGAAACTCAAGCCCCAAGGTTGGAAATTGTTACTAGCAGGGGGAGTTAGCGATACAAAATCCTTTAGTGCCCAACTCTTAGAACAAGTAGCAAGCGATCGCGATATCGTTTTTGCAGGTGAGTTGCAAGGTTCGCGTCTGTGGGAGATTGTGCGCGGCACAGGATTATTTGCTCTACCTTCCAATCTAGAAGGGCTGCCATTAGCATTGCTAGAGGCAATGTCAGAAAATATTCCCATCATTGCTAGTGATATTCCACCTCATCAACAACTAATTGGCTCCAATAGAGGCATATTATTCCGCGCTGGCAACTTAGACTCTTTAGTTCAGCAAATGAATTGGGCAATTCATCATCCTCAAGAGATGAAGGTAATGGCTGAGAATGCCCAACGGTATTTGCAACTGCACTATAGTTGGGAAAAAATAGCGGCTGACAATCTGAGTTTATACGAGGCTCTGTTAAATTCACCCAATCAACAACCAGGCAAAAAACTGGTTACAACAAAAATTTCCTAA
- a CDS encoding glycosyltransferase family 4 protein: protein MSQPTLTIFYQFNPWNPTIGGIQTCIRYVIKYAPKEFHIRLVGTGNGDPNMPVGQWSEAELFGRKFSFMPLIELKNDNIRGLVPTTVKYTMALLGRDFSSDFMQFHRIEPTIAASGWSGKRIFYIHNDIEREMKGSSEGGGILWRYFPAAYYALESRLVRQFDRILSCNTKAAQQYQQRYADITERISYLPNTVDGEVFYSLSPSEREAGRIKLAQELGLSIDTRFILFAGRLHPQKQPLLLVRSFAALNDPDAHLLIVGQGELEEDVRAEITRLELSNRVTLLPPLVQAKLADLYRVSSMFVLTSAYEGLCRGSIEALACGTPVVTTRAGETPNFLTADSGIICEEQTPVAIAEQWRKVLRNPENYPSEACVRVVKPYDARYVVNGIYTELLENWQSEQGQFSGAYA from the coding sequence ATGAGTCAGCCTACTCTCACAATTTTCTATCAATTTAATCCCTGGAATCCTACCATTGGCGGTATCCAGACTTGTATCCGTTATGTGATTAAATATGCGCCTAAGGAGTTCCACATCCGCCTAGTGGGAACAGGTAATGGCGATCCAAATATGCCTGTGGGTCAGTGGTCGGAAGCTGAGTTATTTGGCAGAAAATTTTCATTTATGCCATTAATTGAGCTAAAAAACGATAATATTCGCGGTTTAGTGCCGACAACAGTTAAGTATACAATGGCACTGTTAGGGCGCGATTTCTCATCGGACTTTATGCAATTCCATCGCATAGAACCGACAATAGCTGCCTCTGGCTGGTCTGGTAAGAGAATTTTTTATATTCATAATGACATTGAGCGGGAAATGAAAGGCTCAAGCGAGGGAGGCGGAATCCTCTGGCGGTATTTCCCTGCTGCTTATTACGCTCTAGAAAGCCGATTAGTACGACAATTTGATCGCATTCTCTCCTGTAATACCAAAGCTGCACAACAGTATCAACAACGTTATGCAGATATTACAGAACGGATTTCTTATCTCCCCAATACCGTAGATGGAGAGGTATTCTACTCTTTAAGTCCTAGCGAACGGGAAGCTGGCAGAATTAAGCTGGCGCAAGAGTTAGGACTGTCAATAGACACTCGTTTTATCTTGTTTGCTGGTCGTTTGCATCCACAAAAACAGCCACTATTATTGGTTCGTTCCTTTGCTGCGCTTAACGATCCTGATGCTCATTTGTTAATTGTCGGACAGGGTGAGTTAGAAGAAGATGTACGTGCTGAAATTACTCGCTTAGAGTTGTCGAATCGAGTCACACTACTTCCGCCGCTTGTACAAGCAAAACTAGCAGATTTATATCGGGTGTCTAGTATGTTTGTGTTAACGAGTGCTTATGAAGGGTTATGTCGGGGTAGTATTGAAGCACTGGCCTGTGGAACACCTGTAGTTACAACTCGTGCGGGTGAAACACCAAACTTCCTAACTGCGGATAGTGGAATTATCTGTGAAGAGCAAACTCCTGTGGCGATCGCCGAACAATGGAGAAAGGTATTAAGGAATCCAGAAAATTATCCATCCGAAGCATGTGTACGAGTGGTTAAACCCTATGACGCTCGTTATGTTGTGAATGGTATTTATACTGAATTGCTAGAAAATTGGCAAAGTGAACAAGGTCAATTTTCTGGAGCTTATGCATAA
- a CDS encoding sugar transferase, with protein sequence MQIHLQTSSNFSQRVHPSATSSVKRLIDIVGALIGLSLTLLVLIPIAIAIKLDSSGSVFYSQTRCGLNGKTFRIWKFRTMLVNAEYMKHLVPNQAKGNIFKNSQDPRITRIGSFLRRTSLDELPQFWNVLQGDMSLVGTRPPTVDEVMNYELHHFQRLLVKPGITGEWQVNGRSHIEDFEDIVKMDLEYQKKWSVIYDIKLILKTIHVVLNSKGAY encoded by the coding sequence ATGCAGATTCATCTTCAAACGAGTTCTAATTTTTCCCAAAGGGTACATCCTTCTGCCACGAGTTCAGTTAAGCGATTAATAGATATTGTGGGTGCATTAATTGGTTTATCTCTGACTTTATTAGTCTTGATACCAATAGCGATCGCTATCAAATTAGATAGTTCTGGCTCAGTTTTTTACAGTCAAACTCGTTGTGGTTTAAACGGCAAAACTTTCCGCATCTGGAAATTCCGGACGATGCTTGTTAATGCTGAATATATGAAGCATCTAGTGCCAAATCAGGCTAAAGGCAACATTTTTAAGAATTCTCAAGATCCGCGGATTACTCGCATTGGCTCTTTCTTACGCCGCACCAGCCTAGACGAATTACCTCAATTCTGGAATGTTTTGCAAGGTGATATGAGTTTGGTTGGTACTCGTCCTCCCACGGTTGATGAAGTGATGAATTATGAACTTCACCACTTTCAAAGGTTGTTAGTTAAGCCTGGAATTACAGGTGAATGGCAAGTTAACGGACGTTCTCATATAGAAGATTTTGAAGATATTGTGAAAATGGATCTAGAGTATCAGAAAAAGTGGTCTGTTATTTACGATATCAAATTAATTTTAAAAACAATTCATGTAGTCTTAAACAGCAAAGGAGCATACTAA
- a CDS encoding tyrosine-protein kinase family protein: MAGTLMGKAAFPLSSASAIKRHSWAAALTFVSVLVSVTAISFAISPRLYETSIRLLVGQKEVGLSSLGQALTDINNRAPSKAADPVATQAELVKSPQVLRSALKKFQKNSEIPADKLPTIEQLQQAIRVEIIPATNLLQISYQNPYPKVATDLLNEIAKLVMVENTRLIRTEASSVRKFLEEQIAQQQIKLKQAEIAERKYRETYSLVASETQTQGLIESLTALEDQERQLRAQLQEARNKDQSLQQVVGVNDSQGAYVAGRVGQDEQLKELQKQLTSVEIALTDARFRWTDEHPNVLALLHKRDELRSLYNQQLSQIVPANQAVSSSQVASNQLSQDLMSLYITSHIERQGLENKLTVVQSDIERLRSRVARIPSSQQALVSLTREREKADKALKALEDKLEEARIAEGQILSNIRIIGQAEIPTDPVSPRPLVIVVLSTVIAIIAAGAMVLILELMASTLRDTSEVEAWLETPVIGVLPKFSPATSNLADLNNLLDTSDHVEPYRMLLKTLESAGKESAKVIVISSVSSGEGKSSVALHLAAVAGILSRRTLIINADFQYPMYESLLNLPASLGLTEVIAENVPWQDAVQQTAIPNLSLLGAGRIPDRPSMIIETDAMAKLLAEAAKHYDYVIVDSSPVKNSADAATLSQFSDGLLLVVKPNSTSRDAAMQAISNLQKSGTAVLGVVMNETVLPLEKAPPALASAVERKQLAAAEHSSSWSMVKETGKHTG, translated from the coding sequence TTGGCAGGCACATTAATGGGTAAAGCTGCTTTTCCTTTATCTTCAGCATCCGCTATCAAACGTCATTCTTGGGCGGCGGCATTAACTTTTGTATCTGTATTAGTAAGTGTAACAGCAATTAGTTTTGCTATTTCACCTAGGTTATATGAAACATCAATAAGGCTACTTGTTGGGCAAAAAGAAGTAGGTCTATCATCTCTAGGCCAAGCATTAACAGATATTAATAATCGCGCACCTAGCAAAGCTGCTGACCCAGTAGCCACACAAGCAGAATTAGTAAAATCGCCTCAAGTTCTGCGGAGCGCACTCAAAAAATTTCAGAAGAATAGTGAAATACCAGCGGATAAGCTACCCACAATTGAGCAATTACAACAAGCAATTAGGGTAGAAATTATACCTGCAACGAATCTGTTGCAAATTAGCTATCAAAACCCCTATCCCAAAGTAGCAACTGATCTGTTAAACGAGATTGCTAAGTTGGTGATGGTGGAAAATACTAGACTAATTCGCACAGAAGCTTCATCAGTACGTAAGTTTTTGGAAGAGCAAATCGCTCAACAACAGATCAAGCTCAAACAAGCTGAGATAGCAGAACGAAAATATCGAGAAACCTATTCATTGGTAGCATCAGAAACCCAAACCCAAGGTTTAATTGAAAGCTTAACAGCTTTAGAAGATCAAGAAAGGCAACTGCGAGCCCAATTACAGGAAGCTAGAAACAAAGACCAATCATTACAACAAGTAGTGGGGGTCAATGATTCTCAAGGGGCATACGTTGCCGGTCGTGTTGGCCAAGATGAACAGCTCAAAGAACTGCAAAAACAACTTACGAGCGTAGAAATAGCACTGACAGATGCACGCTTTCGGTGGACGGACGAACATCCTAATGTGTTAGCGCTTTTACATAAGCGAGACGAACTGCGCTCTTTGTATAATCAACAACTATCACAAATAGTTCCTGCAAATCAAGCGGTATCTTCTAGCCAAGTTGCCTCTAACCAATTAAGCCAAGACTTAATGTCACTCTATATTACTAGTCATATTGAACGTCAGGGCTTAGAAAATAAGCTCACCGTCGTCCAGTCTGACATCGAGCGTTTGCGATCGCGTGTTGCGAGAATTCCGTCTTCTCAACAAGCATTGGTAAGCTTGACTCGCGAACGCGAAAAAGCTGATAAAGCGCTCAAAGCCTTAGAGGACAAACTAGAAGAAGCACGGATTGCAGAAGGACAAATCCTCAGCAACATCCGAATTATTGGACAGGCTGAAATTCCTACCGATCCAGTTTCACCAAGACCTCTGGTAATTGTAGTACTTAGTACTGTCATTGCCATTATTGCGGCTGGTGCAATGGTGTTAATTCTGGAACTCATGGCTTCCACATTAAGGGATACATCTGAAGTCGAAGCTTGGCTAGAGACTCCCGTGATTGGAGTATTGCCCAAATTCTCGCCTGCAACCTCTAATTTGGCAGACCTCAACAATTTGTTGGATACCTCTGACCATGTAGAACCATACCGGATGTTGCTCAAAACTCTAGAATCTGCTGGTAAAGAAAGCGCAAAAGTTATTGTTATTAGCAGTGTGAGTAGTGGAGAAGGAAAATCTTCAGTAGCGCTGCATTTAGCTGCTGTAGCTGGCATTTTGTCAAGACGCACATTAATTATCAATGCAGACTTTCAATATCCTATGTATGAGAGTTTGCTGAATCTGCCTGCTTCTCTAGGATTAACAGAAGTAATTGCCGAGAATGTGCCCTGGCAAGATGCAGTTCAACAAACAGCAATTCCCAATTTATCATTGCTAGGCGCTGGTAGAATCCCCGATCGCCCATCAATGATTATTGAAACAGATGCAATGGCTAAGCTCTTAGCCGAGGCTGCGAAACATTATGACTATGTAATTGTTGATTCTTCCCCAGTCAAGAATTCTGCGGATGCTGCCACCTTAAGCCAATTTTCAGATGGTTTGCTCCTAGTTGTTAAGCCTAACTCAACTTCTAGAGATGCTGCGATGCAAGCAATCTCTAACTTGCAAAAAAGTGGTACCGCTGTGTTGGGTGTAGTGATGAATGAAACTGTACTCCCACTAGAAAAAGCTCCTCCTGCACTTGCTTCTGCTGTTGAAAGAAAGCAATTAGCAGCGGCTGAGCATTCTTCTTCATGGTCAATGGTTAAGGAAACAGGCAAACATACTGGCTAA